The nucleotide window CCCACCACCACGACGAGCCCGACACCTTCTCCGAAGCCCTGGACCTGCCGGGGGATCACTCCTGCCTGGTCGCGCCCCTGCGAACCGGGGGCCGTACCGTGGGGGCCATGACCCTCGATGCCGCCGCCTGCGATGCCTTCTCTCCCGGGCAGGTGCGGGCCATCGGGGCCCTGGCCGTGGTCGCCGCCCGGGCCATCGCCGCCGAGACCCGCAGCCGGGAGTTGGCCCGCCAGAAAGCCAGCCTCGCGGCGACCCACGCCAGCCTCGACCCCCGGGGGCCTGTCGGCGCCAGCCTGGTGGGCCAATCGCCGGCCTTCCGCCAGGCAGTGGAGAAGATCCGCCTGGTGGCCCCGACTCCCGCCACCGTGCTGCTCACCGGCGAGACGGGCACCGGCAAGGAGCAGGCCGCCCGGGCCCTGCACCAGTGGTCGGCCCGGGCCGCCGGCCCGTTCATCGCCCTCAACTGCTCGGCGCTCCAGCCGGAGCTGGCCCTGAGCGAACTCTTCGGCCACGAGAAGGGAGCGTTCACCGGGGCCGACCGCCAGCGCCCCGGACGCTTCGAGCTGGCCCACTCCGGCACCCTTTTCCTCGACGAGGTGGCCGAGCTGCCCCCCGGCGCCCAGGCCCAACTCCTGCGGGTCCTCCAGGAGCGCTGCTTCGAGCGGGTGGGCGGAAGCCGGACCCTGGAGGCCGACGTGCGCGTGGTGGCGGCGACCCACCGGGACCTGGAGCGAGAGGCCCGGGAGGGACGCTTCCGGGAAGACCTCTACTACCGCCTGGCCACCTTCCCCATCGCCCTCCCCCCGCTGCGGAACCGGCCCGGGGACGTGCCCCTGCTGGCCCACCACCTGCTGCGTTCCATCGCCGAGCGCAACGCCATGCCCCGGCTCGAGCTCAGCGGCGCCGCCCTGCGGGCCCTCGAAGCCCACCACTGGCCCGGCAACGTGCGGGAGTTGGGCAACCGGCTCGAACGGGCCGCGATCCTGGCCGGCGGCCGACGCATCGGGCGCCGTCACCTGGAACTGGAAGAAGGATCGGGCGCGACGGCCGGCCCGCCCCCGGACGGAAGAGGCGTCGTCCCCACCGTCCCCGGCTACCGCCTCCCGCCCCACCTCCCCCGCTGGCAGCGGGCATTGGCAGTGGAAATCCTCCGCGCCCTCCACGAGAGCAGCGCCCGCATCTCCGGACCCGGCGGCGCCGCCCGGCTCCTGGGCCTGCCCGTCTCCACCCTGCGCAGCAAGATCCAGCGCCTTGGGCTGCGCGCAGGGCGCCCCATGGGCTGACCCGCCGCTCCGACGCGCGGCGGCGGCCGGGCGCGCGGCGACGAGCCACTCGACAGTTTTCCGGGGA belongs to Acidobacteriota bacterium and includes:
- a CDS encoding sigma 54-interacting transcriptional regulator — protein: MTFLPEETLAAVLEAVDQIARADLVTALALVGDSRLRVAAARGPLATERIARLEIDLVRRPRLAAALARDTPTLFGETHHHDEPDTFSEALDLPGDHSCLVAPLRTGGRTVGAMTLDAAACDAFSPGQVRAIGALAVVAARAIAAETRSRELARQKASLAATHASLDPRGPVGASLVGQSPAFRQAVEKIRLVAPTPATVLLTGETGTGKEQAARALHQWSARAAGPFIALNCSALQPELALSELFGHEKGAFTGADRQRPGRFELAHSGTLFLDEVAELPPGAQAQLLRVLQERCFERVGGSRTLEADVRVVAATHRDLEREAREGRFREDLYYRLATFPIALPPLRNRPGDVPLLAHHLLRSIAERNAMPRLELSGAALRALEAHHWPGNVRELGNRLERAAILAGGRRIGRRHLELEEGSGATAGPPPDGRGVVPTVPGYRLPPHLPRWQRALAVEILRALHESSARISGPGGAARLLGLPVSTLRSKIQRLGLRAGRPMG